CTCTCAGGAGAATAAGGAGAGCTGAAAGAGGAAAATACATTGTTGGGGAGGAGGAgtcagaagaagaatttcaagaCATGGAGGAACATTCAACCAATCCACCAGGAGGAGCAgccaataacaacaacaatccacCACAGAGGAGAGTTTTGGCTTCCTATACTTTTGCAAATCCTAGACATTGTGGAAGCAGCATCTTAACtccaaatgtcaatgcaaataattttgaacGAAAGCCACAACTTATCACTCTAGTTCAAAATAATTGCTCTTATGGAGGAGGACCACTtgaagaccccaaccaacactTGTCAACCTTCTTGAGGATCTGTGATACGgtcaaaaccaatggtgtgcctcctgatagctacaagctactgctctttccattttctctcagagacaaagccactcaatggttagaatccttcccaagagacagcatcaacaattgggatGATTTAGTAaccaagtttcttgccaaattttacccaCCTCAAAGGGTCATTAGGTTGAAGACTGAGGTACAAACATTCACACAAATGGAGGCTGAACCcatctatgaggcatgggagagatacaaggctCTGATCAAGAAGTGTCCCCCTAAAATGTTCACTAAATGGGATAAGTTGCAGAATTTTTATGAAGGCTTAACATTGAAATCccaggaagcattggatcactcagctggaggctctttgcaactcatgaaaactgcaGAGGAAGCCCAGAATCTTATTGACATGGTGGCCAACAACTAGtacttctttgctcaccaaaggtaacgtcaaccatcacaaaggaaaggagtgatggagttggaaggagtggattcaatcctagctcaaaacaaaatgatgcaacagcaaattcaacaacaatttgagcaaatggccaagaggattgacaatatccaagttgcagcagtcaacacaagccaaccatcaaccacttggggcaaaatgaagaaatccaagaggagcaacagcaagagcaagtctagtacatgcacaaccaaaattctggatcaaatgaagtctatggtgatacttacaatccctCTTGGAAAAActatcccaacctcagatggagagacaaccacaatcaaactcagcagccatggcaaaggaactcaactcaaagcaattggaaaaacacaaaccataaTAACCAGCCAAAtactaaccaaaacacatacagaaaaccacaaaacacttaccccaactctaaccatcaTCCATCCAACAACCAAGTCTCTAACCAAAATACCTACCCTCAACCGTCAACATCCCACAatcaaccaatctcacaagactcccagaggatcactaatctgGAGATGCTCATGGAAAAGTGGATAAAGCAACAAGAGATGACAATAAGGAACCAGGAAGCCTCATTGAAGAACATGgagaggcagattgggcaaatctccaagcagatttctgttgagaaaccatcaagctcactaccaagtgacaccattcctaatccaaaagaggagtgcaaggcaatacagctaaggagtggaaaaatccTGGTGAAAAATGAAGAAGCTACCAAGAAGCCAAAGGAAAGTGACGAGAAACAAGCTGAAGAAGAGGCATCCAATGATGAAGATGCAACAGCAAGCAAGCAGCCTCAGAATCAgcctaaaaaaaaagaagaccaggcacaaaaattaagaaaagaaaagaaagcaatgGGAAAGTCAACAAAGGAACAAAAGCAGGAAGTGAACTTCACACCACCTTTGCCATATCCTCAAAGGTTCAACAAGGAGACTAAGGACCAGCACTTTCCAAAATTTCTTGAAGTCTTCAAAAAGTTGGAGATCAATATTCCCTTGGCTGAAGCATTAGAACAGATGCCCCTGTATGCAAAGTTCTTGAAAGAGATTATCAACAAGAAGAGGAGTTGGCAAGTTAATGAAACCATACTGCTTACTGAAGAATGTAGAGCACTAATCCAGAAAGGACTTCCCCCTAAACTTGAAGATCCTGGAAGTTACCTTTTACCTTTCACCATTGGAAGTATGACTATCAACAAGGCaatgtgtgacttaggagctagcatcaatctaatgCCTGCCTCTCTAGTGAAAAAGCTGTGCATAAAAGAGGTGAAACCAGTACAAATGTCTCTAGAATTGGTGGACAAGTCAGTGATATATACCAGGGGTGTAATTGAGAATCTTCTAGTCAAGGTAGACAAATTCATCTTCCCTGCAGATTTTGTAATCTTAGAATCTGATCAAGACGAGGGTGACTCCATTATACTGGGaagaccatttttggccactgctagggCCATTATAGACGTAGAGCAAGGAGAAGTAACCCTCAGAATGCATGATGAAAGGGTAACCCTGAGTGTACTGCCAGAAACACAATTCAATAATGAAAAGAAGGAGGATACAAAAACTGGCAGAGAAAATCTGCAATGAATAAAGGGAACTAGCAAGACAAACAACAGCTGCATCCCTGAGCAAGAGGTAGATGATACAGCAGATCGAAAAGAGGAAGAGACTATGCAAAATAATGAAGAAGTTCAAGAAAACATTGGAGTGTTGgcaattaagaaaagaaatctCAAGAAGAAGCATGTTGTGAAAAAGGAAGGATCGACAAAGGAGGGAAGAAAGacaaaaacagaatcaaaaaggGATGGA
This sequence is a window from Arachis duranensis cultivar V14167 chromosome 2, aradu.V14167.gnm2.J7QH, whole genome shotgun sequence. Protein-coding genes within it:
- the LOC127744930 gene encoding uncharacterized protein LOC127744930, whose product is MGKSTKEQKQEVNFTPPLPYPQRFNKETKDQHFPKFLEVFKKLEINIPLAEALEQMPLYAKFLKEIINKKRSWQVNETILLTEECRALIQKGLPPKLEDPGSYLLPFTIGSMTINKAMCDLGASINLMPASLVKKLCIKEVKPVQMSLELVDKSVIYTRGVIENLLVKVDKFIFPADFVILESDQDEGDSIILGRPFLATARAIIDVEQGEVTLRMHDERVTLSVLPETQFNNEKKEDTKTGRENLQ